One stretch of Gemmatimonadaceae bacterium DNA includes these proteins:
- a CDS encoding heavy metal translocating P-type ATPase — protein sequence MTDPHARHHADGVTAGPQGSSAPPSGHGTEHQQHTGVYGTTDSAAPAHASHAAGGMVVADHAAHDKHAGHSVEMFRSKFWLSLMLTLPTLIWGHMLQNAVGYFAPRFPGSAFIPAGFGIAVFLYGGAPFLRGAWREIASRLPGMMTLIALAITVAFVFSVAVLLGFPGMPLWEELATLVTIMLLGHWLEMRSISQAQGALGELAKLLPSTAVRVHGTGAEEHLEEIPVGELRDGDVVLVRPGANIPADGLVRSGRSTVNEALLTGESAPVDKEEGAKVIAGAINGSGSLRIEVTGTGERTALAGIMRLVAQAQGSKSRAQVLADRAAFWLTWIALGAGAVTFAAWLLAGARAATAVERLVSVLVVSCPHALGLAVPLVLAISTTLGARSGLLVRDRRGLEEARNLNTVVFDKTGTLTLGEHRVVSMKTDGGLAEDEALRLAAAVERDAEHPVARAIVKSAEARGLAIPAATAFEAIAGRGVRATVEGRQLAEGGPNLLKSLGVTPSAQIRWFADEVTAAGQGVIYLIESGRTIAAFAVADAVRAESAEAVQMLHAAGIEVVMMTGDAQAVADAVARELRIDTVLAQVLPEEKAAHIERLQGQGRRVAMVGDGVNDAPALVTADVGIAIGAGTDVAVEAGDVVLVRSDPRDVPRIVNLSRATYRKMVQNLWWAAGYNIVAIPLAAGVLAPWGIVLSPAIAAVLMSASTIIVAANAQLLRRVRL from the coding sequence ATGACCGATCCGCATGCCCGCCATCACGCTGATGGGGTCACCGCCGGCCCACAGGGATCTTCCGCCCCGCCAAGTGGCCATGGAACGGAGCATCAGCAGCATACCGGTGTCTACGGCACGACAGATAGCGCCGCTCCAGCACATGCGTCACATGCGGCCGGGGGCATGGTCGTGGCGGATCATGCCGCGCACGACAAACATGCCGGCCACTCGGTCGAGATGTTCAGGAGCAAGTTCTGGCTCTCGCTAATGCTCACGCTCCCCACGCTCATCTGGGGACACATGCTGCAGAACGCCGTAGGGTACTTCGCGCCCCGCTTTCCGGGGTCGGCGTTCATCCCCGCGGGATTTGGCATAGCGGTGTTCCTGTACGGTGGGGCGCCGTTTCTGCGCGGCGCGTGGCGCGAGATCGCGAGCCGCCTGCCTGGCATGATGACCCTCATCGCACTTGCGATCACGGTGGCGTTCGTCTTCAGCGTCGCCGTGCTGCTCGGCTTCCCGGGTATGCCACTCTGGGAAGAGCTGGCGACGCTCGTGACGATCATGCTGCTCGGGCATTGGCTCGAGATGCGTTCGATCTCTCAGGCGCAGGGCGCACTTGGCGAACTCGCGAAACTGTTGCCGTCCACAGCCGTTCGTGTCCACGGTACCGGCGCTGAGGAACATCTGGAGGAGATTCCGGTCGGCGAGCTGCGCGACGGCGACGTGGTGCTCGTGCGTCCAGGCGCGAATATCCCGGCCGACGGTCTGGTTCGCTCGGGACGCAGTACGGTGAACGAAGCGCTGCTCACGGGCGAGTCTGCACCCGTCGACAAGGAAGAAGGAGCGAAGGTGATCGCCGGTGCCATCAACGGGTCCGGATCGCTGCGGATAGAGGTGACCGGTACGGGGGAGCGCACGGCGCTCGCCGGCATCATGCGCCTCGTGGCGCAGGCGCAGGGCTCGAAGTCGCGCGCACAGGTGCTCGCAGACCGCGCGGCGTTCTGGCTCACCTGGATCGCGCTCGGCGCAGGGGCGGTCACTTTCGCGGCGTGGCTCCTCGCCGGAGCGAGGGCAGCGACGGCAGTGGAGCGACTGGTTTCCGTCCTCGTCGTAAGCTGCCCGCACGCACTCGGGCTCGCCGTGCCATTGGTGCTCGCCATCTCCACCACGCTCGGCGCACGAAGCGGACTCCTGGTGCGCGACCGGCGTGGCCTGGAAGAGGCGCGCAATCTCAACACGGTCGTCTTCGACAAGACGGGCACGCTGACCCTGGGCGAGCATCGTGTGGTTTCAATGAAGACCGACGGAGGGCTGGCCGAGGACGAAGCCTTGCGGCTTGCGGCCGCGGTGGAGCGCGATGCAGAGCATCCCGTCGCCCGCGCCATCGTCAAGAGCGCCGAAGCGCGCGGGCTCGCGATCCCGGCCGCCACAGCATTCGAGGCGATTGCGGGGCGTGGTGTGCGGGCCACCGTGGAAGGGCGTCAACTTGCCGAGGGTGGACCGAACCTGCTCAAGAGCCTTGGCGTGACGCCGAGCGCGCAGATCCGGTGGTTCGCCGACGAGGTCACCGCGGCCGGACAGGGTGTGATCTATCTGATCGAATCCGGCCGAACCATCGCCGCGTTTGCGGTCGCTGACGCGGTGCGCGCAGAGTCCGCCGAGGCCGTGCAGATGCTCCACGCAGCCGGCATCGAAGTGGTGATGATGACCGGCGATGCTCAGGCCGTGGCGGACGCCGTGGCGCGGGAGCTGCGCATCGACACTGTGCTCGCGCAGGTACTGCCCGAGGAGAAGGCCGCGCACATCGAACGGCTGCAGGGCCAGGGCAGGCGCGTGGCGATGGTGGGTGATGGCGTGAATGACGCCCCAGCGTTGGTCACGGCTGACGTCGGGATCGCCATCGGCGCGGGCACGGACGTCGCCGTGGAGGCAGGAGACGTGGTTCTGGTCCGGAGCGATCCCCGTGACGTGCCCCGCATCGTCAATCTGTCGCGCGCGACGTATCGCAAGATGGTGCAGAATCTCTGGTGGGCGGCCGGGTACAACATCGTCGCGATTCCGCTCGCTGCGGGCGTCCTTGCCCCATGGGGGATCGTGCTTTCACCGGCAATTGCTGCCGTCCTGATGTCCGCAAGCACGATCATCGTGGCTGCCAATGCCCAGCTGTTGCGGCGGGTACGACTTTAG